In a genomic window of Candidatus Woesearchaeota archaeon:
- a CDS encoding DUF4006 family protein produces the protein MKRGLGIAIILLGLLLLGILVQWAVSVQRHTLSEPYAIEQLGAITLESEFCAFELNTLAQEIFLLEHQYQEIAGIEEELPLEAQEALLQEQEEIFKLKTSFKNMLTSCLDLNHHCPELLALSKQALNASQDASSTKRVFSRSDEERRYLELLELCS, from the coding sequence ATGAAAAGAGGTCTTGGCATCGCAATAATTCTTTTGGGACTCCTTCTGCTTGGCATTCTTGTGCAGTGGGCTGTGAGTGTTCAACGGCACACCCTTAGTGAGCCTTATGCAATTGAACAACTAGGTGCAATTACGCTTGAGTCTGAATTCTGCGCGTTTGAGCTCAACACCCTTGCCCAGGAGATCTTCTTGCTTGAACACCAGTACCAGGAAATTGCAGGGATTGAAGAGGAACTCCCTCTTGAAGCGCAAGAAGCTCTTTTACAAGAACAAGAAGAGATTTTTAAGCTCAAAACAAGTTTTAAGAATATGCTCACTTCCTGCCTTGATCTTAACCATCATTGCCCTGAGCTTCTCGCATTAAGCAAACAAGCACTTAATGCATCACAAGATGCCAGCTCAACGAAAAGAGTTTTTTCACGCTCAGATGAAGAGCGACGATACTTAGAACTACTAGAACTGTGCTCATGA